From the Chloroflexota bacterium genome, one window contains:
- a CDS encoding PHP domain-containing protein → MNKSLIPNRQSTNYLLTDFHVHTIHSPDSLTTLEKLLAACRRKKIDRIIVTDHNTIRGALEAKALDPERVIVGEEILTSEGEILAAFVKEEIPAGLSPEETIARLKAQNAFISISHPFDLRRKGHWRAEALLEILPRIDAIETFNARCTLPRFNRQAQRFAKEHNLPGTYGSDAHAAFEIGRGALYLPPFDDADSLRVALEQAISVPLRLSSPLVYIFSRYAVWKKTNRIFT, encoded by the coding sequence ATGAACAAATCCCTAATCCCTAATCGCCAATCAACCAATTACCTGCTCACCGACTTCCACGTACACACCATCCATTCACCTGACAGCCTGACCACACTCGAAAAACTCCTGGCGGCCTGCCGTCGCAAAAAAATTGATCGAATTATCGTCACCGACCACAACACCATCCGCGGTGCGCTGGAAGCCAAAGCGCTGGACCCTGAGCGCGTGATCGTTGGGGAGGAAATACTAACCAGCGAGGGCGAAATTCTGGCCGCCTTCGTGAAAGAAGAAATCCCTGCCGGGTTATCACCAGAAGAAACCATCGCCCGCCTGAAGGCACAGAATGCCTTTATTAGCATCTCGCATCCCTTCGACTTGCGCCGCAAGGGACACTGGCGCGCAGAAGCATTGCTCGAAATTCTCCCGCGGATTGACGCCATTGAAACCTTCAACGCACGCTGCACGCTGCCGCGCTTCAACCGGCAGGCGCAGCGCTTCGCCAAAGAACACAATCTGCCCGGCACTTATGGCTCCGACGCGCACGCGGCGTTCGAAATCGGGCGCGGCGCGCTGTATCTGCCACCCTTCGATGATGCGGATTCACTACGCGTCGCGCTAGAACAGGCTATCAGCGTTCCCCTACGGCTTTCTTCGCCTCTGGTGTATATTTTTTCGCGTTACGCCGTGTGGAAAAAGACGAACAGAATATTTACATAA